Part of the Mangifera indica cultivar Alphonso chromosome 4, CATAS_Mindica_2.1, whole genome shotgun sequence genome, GAAATCTTTAAGGGAGCTTCTCATTGATAGGACGGCAATAACCAAACTGCCAGAGTCTACATTCCGCCTCAAGAAACTTGAAAAGCTCAGTCTAAAAAGTTGCTGGTTATTGAAACGACTTCCTGATTGCAGAGTCAAACTGAAATCACTAAAAGAACTTTCTCTAGAAGGTTCAGCCCTGGAAGAACCACCCCTTCTAGTAGGATCAATGGAAAGCCTTGAGATTCTGAACCTAATGAGGTGTCAATCGCTTACAGCACTTCCTGATTCCATTGGTAATCTCAAATCATTAGTACAACTTCTCCTTGATGGTATTTCAATCAAAGAACTACCAGATTCTATTGGGTTGTTGTCCCATTTGAAGTACCTGTCACTTAGTTACTGTCGATCTCTGAACAAACTTCCTGATTCCATCAAAGGTCTAGTGTCATTAGTTGAATTTCAGTTGCAGTGTACACCAATCAAAGAAGTTCCAGATGAGGTTGGCTCCTTGAACTTGCTCAGGAAGCTTGAGATGCAATATTGTGAATCGCTCGAATCTTTACCAGAATCAATTGGTAAGATGTTGAATATTACATCTTTGAACTTAGAAAATACTATGATAACAGAGTTACCAGAGTCAATAGGGATGTTGGAAAGACTTAATACATTGAAACTGAATAAGTGTAAGCAGCTGCAACGGTTACCAAGTTCgattggaaatttaaaaagtcTGCAGTACTTATATATGGAAGAAACTTCTGTGAAAAATTTACCAGATGAATTTGGGATGCTTTCGAGCTTAACAatattgaaaatgagaaaagaacCTAATACCGGACAGCCTCAAGACACTGGAGAAAACTCACTGATGAGCAGTTCAACTACTCAACAAAGGCTTGAGTGTGTTCTGCCATCTTCTTTCTCAAACCTCTCCTTGCTAAAACACTTGGATGCCCGTGCTTGGAAATTATCTGGTGCAATTCCTGATGAATTTGAGAAGCTGTCATCACTGGAGAAATTGGACTTGGGTTACAACAATTTTTGCTGCCTCCCATCCAGTCTGAGGGGTATATCATATCTGAAAGAACTAGTTTTGGCCAATTGTAAACAGCTGAAGTCTCTTCCTCCACTTCCCTCAAGTCTGGTTAAATTGAATGTGGCAAACTGCACTGCATTAGAGAACATATCCGATCTGACAATCTTGGCAAGTTTACGGGAACTTGATCTTACATGCTGCACCAATATCAAAAATATCCCAGGTCTTGAATGCTTGAAGTCTTTGACGAAGTTATACATGGGTGGATGCAATGCCTGCTTTCCAGTAGTGAAGGGAAGACTTAATAAGGTTCCTTCTCCCCTCAATGACACACAAAATCACGCACTCAGATATAATAGAATACTACATTTACTATTTTATCTGATGTGTATTAATATGATGGAgtaatttaattgtttactttATCTCTAATACAAAACAGTGATATTATGTGACGTATAATGAGTatcaatttagatattaatGATGATGTATTCTCATATGGTTGAGTGTTActatattcataattcaaaatcatttaatcatatgatgatatatcattatttataacaaaattgatacaaattataaatgcatatagttttaatgaataaaaaatcaattaatgatattaaaacacattagtttgtatgaataagtttgtAAGAAAAGTTAGTGAGTATAGTAATATTCCATGGATGTTATGTTAATTTATGGAAATGACTTGCACTGCTTCTACCTCCTAATGTAGGTTGCTTTAAAGAATTTGCGCAATTTGAGTGTCCCAGGAAGCGAAATTCCGGACTGGTTTGTGCAAGAGATCCCTTGTTTTGCAAATCGCAAAAACTATTCAATCAAAGGTATTATTATAGGTGTCGTCTTTTCCCTTGATCAGAGCAATCAGGATACTTTTAGAGACAAGCTACCAGGAAATGTTGACATTCGGGCGAGGATAATCCGGTCGGATGGTTCAAGTTATGCTACTGTACTAGATTTGAGGGGGGTTCCTAACACAGATGAAGATCAACTCCACTTTTGTCGATATGCGGACTTTAGTGAACTGGTTAAAATACTCAAAGAAGGTGACAAGTTACAGATTGAAACACGAGAGCGACCATATTTTAATGGGCTAACATTGAAAAAATATGGGTTTCATCTGGTTTTCGAAAacgatgatgattttgatgaggAAGATGACGAAGAATCATTAGATGAGCACCAACAGTCAGTATCAATGAAACTAGTCAAGTTCATTGGCTCTTTGTAAACCAATCAGATTTTTGCTCTCAGGTACATTCATTCAATTGAACCATGTATATTTATGTGCACTACTGTTTTTTATCGTATTTAATGTTGACGTGATTCTGCCTGTGTTCTACACAGTTGATCACTAGGCGATAACAAGGACCTTTTAGGCAGCATTTAAAGAGTCAGGAAGAGAGATTTGGACAAGAAATGGTGTTGAAATGGAGGAAAGCTATAGCAAAAATTGGTGGTATTTCTGGTTGGATTTTCGTTTACAGGTAATTGCTTAATTCTCGTTGGGTTTTGTGAGCTTGGAAAGCTCAATTGAACCCTACGTgcattttaatattctttaatGGCCAATGAACCCTTTTTACTTGCTGACTAGCTTAAATAAGggaatttaataatcaaattcaaactagagCCCTCATGTGACTCAACtatctttttataatataatgtgcaTTAACAAATGGAAAAGTTTGGTCAATTATTATTGCTGATGGATTGATTTCTCTACGAAAGAAACTTGCTTGTGATCTTCACCCTAATGATAAGGTGGTCATAACAAATGTGGTTAAAGTAAATATTGTGGTGGCTATCAAAGGGATActtgaagaaagaaaagtttctgcttttttcaataatgttgatgatatatataatataagccAATTAAATAAACTTTGTGGAATGAAAGAATGGTTCTGTGAAGAAGTCAAATTATTATTACCACACGAGATAGAGATGGTTTACCTGAAAATTATGCGAACCACGAGGTAGAAAAGTTGGATCCCTGTCAGTCACTGCCCATGCACTTCAAAGAGAGAGGCCTGCAGGCCAGTTTTTGAATCTGTCAAAGCAAATTGTATCATTTGGCTGGTAAGTTATTTGGTGCCCCTTTGTTTGATAAAAGGAGGATCCCGGAATGGGAAGATGCAATGGGAAAGTTAGGAAAGAATAGTCCtcataattttcaagaaataCTAAATATAAGCTTTGATGAGCTAGATGAACGAGACAACTGCATATTCCTTCACGTGGCATGTTCGTTTGTTAAAATGGAGATGAAAAGAAACAGGTTATAAACATGTTGAAGGGTTTGCGCATTAGAGCTGAgataacaattttctttagaaattttactaatataagctaatattaattataatttgatttaataaaactaagtaATTAAATGATCGTAAAGATAGCAAAATtaatagagtattaaaatttttataaagaggtttaagtttaaatttttcttacacataaaattttgacttactTAACCTAGTGGctgtaaatttaattaatatgctTAAATTTACCCGTTCAATAAATATAGACGAAGTCTtagtttatccaaaaaaaaaaaaaaaaactaagtaaTCGAATGCTCTAGTGAAAAGTTAATTGATACCAGAGGGGCTCTGCTCATGCTCCAATATGGGTTTATTTCTCCTGAAGTATAAATCTCTTCCTGCTGAACTAATGTGGCTGCAGAGGAAATAAGAATTCTCAGAGCCTGAGGGGGTTCTTCCCAATGTCGCAAACGCCTGGAGGCAAAATTCCAGAATGGTTTACTCCACAAATTGTTAGACTCTCAACACCAAATGCCTACAGATCATAGGCGTTATCAACTAAACCCAATAAACTAAACTATGTTTAATGCCACGTTGGATCAGCTTCACTTGTATCAGTATTCTCCATTTTTCACTTCTTTCAGAAACGAATCAAATATGAAATTCTGACAATGAATCATTTCAGTAGCTGTACAGCCTTGATAAACCTCATAAATAGGATAAAGAACAATATATGAACCagctaattttacaaatttctaCAAAGTTGACCGTCAAAATTTTGTACAATTGTAGTGTTTGTTGGATATTACTTCTTTTTTGATACTTTAGGCCGTGACCTCATGCTGGCTCTCCTAGCAACATCCCATGCTTTCTGTGGTGCATATATACCTAGCTGTGAAGCGAAAAATGACTCATACCCAGGAGAATCAAACGCAAATCCAGTATGTTTTGATAGCTCTCTTGGGAGTCGAGCCATTGCAAAGCTTCTTGCTTCTTCTGGCGTAAGTTGATTACCAAGTCCAACCTCTAACAACcctgtttttgttttatcagGTTCATGCCGGTGGATTTCCTGAACGATTTGATAATCATATGGTGAGAACCATCTTTGAACACTGCAAACACCAAAGAAGCCAATACATGAACAAATTGAAGCATGATCATAGATGAAATTAGTACTTCAGGATAGGTGTTTCTGGACCTTACCCTTGGTAAATGAAGTCACCGAAAAGCGCAACTACTGGAACAAGAATAAGTGTAAAGTAGAAATAGAATGTGCTCATTAAGATATATATGACAAAATAAACATTCTCCTGCAGTGAATGTAAGGAAAGTACAAAAAGCATATCAGAACATATACAAAACAATAGAGGCATTGATGATAGACATCCCCCACAAGAAAAACTATGTAACAGAAGCGGGAAAAGGCAGAGCACTTACCTGTCGATCATATGGGGTCATAATCCctgtatatataaacacaaatatAAACCACACTAAAATGCTTCCTCCAACAGCTATATAATGATATCTTGTGATTGAATTGCTCATCATAAGAAGACGCAAATTGACAGTTACTACAACACAAGTGAAAGCCATTGTGCTGACATCCCAAATACCAAATATTCTGCCTGATGAAGTATGACCACCAAAACTGGAAGAGGCTACAAAGTTATAAAGGACTAAAGACTGGTAGACAGAAAAGAAAGCCCAAGCTGCCACAACTCTCCATGTgaaaaagacattttttattCCTTCCTGATATAGCTCAGGGTACTTTTTTGAAAGGGTTGCACTGACATCCTGGAAAAAAGACAGTTAAACAGTCAGGGCAAATATAAACCaatatattaaccaaaaaaacatTATCTTATAGTAATTGCTTCAGTGCAGTAAAAAGTGCTAGTAAAAAGTCATTGAAATGAATGCAGTACCTTCTCAAAAAGTCCCATCACAATAACAGGCATGGATGTAAATATGACATTATACAATGACTGGAACCAATCATCATAGAATCTTTGACCAGAAAATCCAGTGTGAAAGGTAAACCAAAATTGAGTCAGAGTGAAAGTAAGATTCTTATAGAAGAAGTATGTCACAACCTGCATTCAGAAATTGCTGTAAACTATTATCACTCACACAATGAGAATTTAACAAAGTTCTGAACGTGTGATAAACACAAACCTTGCATATTCTAAGATATGACCAACGACCATGCACAAGAAGTAAATCTGTAAGGTAGCGAAATTGGGCAATTGCAAAATCACTAGCCATCACTGCTTGCATTCCTTCCTGCCCACTTATTCCTACGCCAATGTGAGCAGCTTGAATCATGCTAACATCATTGGCACCATCGCCAATACTAAGTGTTATTTTTCTTGCACCTTTTTTTACCAGACTTGTCACCTGAGAAAGTAACAACACCTTGAGGTATTACTACTGGTTTAACCTgtaaaccaaactataattttcccACACCAATAACTCATTTATATAAGCAAACTAAAACGAAAATCACTATTGCAGAATTACTACTGAAATATATGTCAGTATAAGAAAGCTAAGCTGTGAAACCTTACCTTAGTGCTGCTCAGACAACACATGTTTGTTTATAGAAAATAGCACATCAATGTAACTTTGAATCCAAATATTCATGTATCTTAACAGTTGGAACTATGCCACAATACACATTTTAAAGAGAAGTGAAACCACATAGAAGCAGAGAGAAATGAGTGTTCAGAATTGCATTGTTACACTCAGCCAATTTTTTGAGTATAGATTCCATCAGGAACCTTACCTGTGCCTTCTGTAAAGGAGAAACTCGGCAGCAGACAACAGAACTGCAATTCAAGCTCAAGTTGAGCAGCATTAATCGCAAACTTGGGTCCAATGCATACATCAGGCACTTTCCATCAATAACAAGAGCTAATTTCGGTCCAGATGCAGAGCGCATATATTGTTGTGCTTCCTCAAGGCAGTTTTTAAGGTCTCTTTTTACTTCTTCCTTCAGAATGTGTGCAATCTCCACTGGGTCACCCTGACAACAggtattcaattaaaaaattatcatgtaaataatatatataggtTGATGcttgaaaaaattcaaactttttttacaTCTAAAATCACAGCTAGCTAAGGAATGTATTAGGCCTCCCATTGTGAAGGAGTACCAGAAGAAGCATGAGGACTCAAGCAGGAGTATTCTAGCTCATAGGGAGGTGGCAAAATCAGATAATGCAGCAAAGAAGGGCTGTACACGTGGGGAGTAAACACGATTCAATAGGAAAGGATAGCAACCAACTATAAAAGGGGCGTAGAGAGAGAAATGGCAAAGAAGGAATTAGAGAAATTGGGAAAGGAGGATGCTGCCTTGGGAAGAGCTGACACCTCTGTTGTCagcatatttttcttctcttctctacAGTTTGTTTCCACTTTCTTGTTAGTTTGTTTCGTTTACACTTGATTGACTTAATGGAAGTGTGGGAGATTTGTTCGGTTGATTGAGCAGGTAACTATCAGAATGCTACTTACCCTTTCTTCAACTCCTCTGATAGCATCAGTTTCCGCACTGATGATAAACTGCTTCATTCCATTGTTAATTAAGTTGCACGCTACAGCAAATTAAAAGCAAAGATATAAAACTCAAGGACAAGAAtacaaaataactttaaattcaataaacatTTCAAAGCGGCAAACCAGCTCTTCTTAATTTACTGACTCACCATATGCAATATTTATTGCTGTTTCCATTTTGTCTCCTGTTAGCACCCAAATCTTAATTCCAGCTCTAGAAAGAGTCTTTATGCATCCTGGTACTCCCTCTTGAAGTTTGTCTTCTATAGCAGTGCAACCAATCAAAATAAGATCCTTCTCTATGAGCTCTGCTACCTGAATAATTTTCACATCTTCTCTGTGATACAAACATAACATGACATCCaaataaacagaaaaacaagattaaattatatggCAATAAAGAAACAGAAATGGCTGCCTCAAAATTGCATCTAAAGATCATGCTCCATTCTCGCCATATTTTGACTAGAATCCTTTGACACTAATTCAGGAATGAAATAAAGAAGCACTTTTCACTTAccgaaataataaataactccTAATGTATAAGCACTTCCTGTCAAGACTACAAAAGTCATCACTGTAAAGTTGGCTAACAAAGAGGGTTGATGCAACTGTGAAAAAATTATGCTGCAAGTGATGCAATACAGAACTACATAAACTTTTTCAAACAAAGTGAAGCAGCATGCTTCTTCCAAACCAATATTCAATGACAATCAGGCAAAAGAATGTAAAGCATCGTACAAGTCAAAacgaatattttaaaatgtctATTCTTTTGACTTTCAATTAATCGTGCTAGTAGAAAGGAACATGACTAAGCTATAAAGTATGTTGGCTCAAGAGGTGTTAAAAAAGTCACACTGTCAACTGACCAGAAACACATCATTATACAACATACTCAAACAAAcactaaatattgaaaaaataattacacCAATAAACATCTTTCCTGAAATAGAATTGGAAGAATGACATTTTAAACGGAAAATTTGAGAAGCTATCAAATTAgtacaaagaaaagaaaatatgttcaACCAGAATTTACCTCATCCAACTTCTGCTCACGATCTCGCAGAGAAGACTTAGCCTGAATAAATTTCTCATTCCATCTTTCATAAATATCAGGACTCAAATCTCTATAGGCCAGGCAAAGGGTTCGCAACCCAGAGGATCCAAATTGTTCCAAGTGTTCCCTAGTTACTTTCTTCAAGTCTTCATTTCCATCAGCCAGTCTCTCATAAATAATAGTATCAGCACCCTGTGAAAGCATATTTCTGGCCAAGAGTCAATTTCTTCATCAATTGCAATTGGCAATATGTAAGAATCAAGACAAAACAATTACCTTGCTGTACAAAACAAGCCTACCATCAGGATATCGACAAACAACAGACTGGCGCTTCCTTGTACTATTTATGCATCAAGGATTATGACTCATTTAGTTTATAAACCAAGAACATAGTAGATAAATATATTCAAGCAAGAATATAGGCCCACCTATTAAATTCAAGCACATTAAGAATCTCATATGACACGTCTTGCATTTTACCAATCTTGTCCACATGAGATTCACGAACATAAATCATCGTAGGTGTCCGCCTGAAAACAAATACAAGGATTAGCCACAAATAAAGAGTAACAAAAGCTCCCTCTATTTATACCAAAACCAGATGTCAAATTCCCTCAAGGCCATCAGGTTGTGGGAGAGAGCCTCATCCGAAATCAACTAGTAGATAGGCTAACAGCTAACTACCATGTTTTGTAACTATTGTAAAACTTAGAAATTTCTTGAGAAGATCTAAAACAGAATAAGATTAAAAACCTGTAAAAGAAAAACCCAAAGTTCTTTGCAGCAGTAACCAATGCAGCTTCATCAGGGGAGGCAGCTTGATAAGTGATCTTTTCTGGGGATTCATCACCTTCTGGAAGCACAGTATGACAAATAGCAAGGCATCTAAAAAATTCCTACATGATAAGCAAAAGAACTCTTACTTCAACAGCCATGATAAGTAAATTGGGGTTGGGTCAAGGACACCCCTGTTCTGGACTGCACAATTCAGGCATCAGGCAACATCagaattgataaaatatatttacataaaCTGTTCAAAGCTCTGAGAAAGGCCAGAGGTGTTCTTTGTGAGAAGTTGTAGGTCTGTCCAATTCTCCAAAATTGCAACAATTATActaataattaagtttaattaatGCCAAATGAAAATATTACTAGAAGTAATACAACAAACACACTCTCTCAACAGAAAcccaaagaaaaataagaatctAAATTTACAACTCAACTATAAAACATGTTTGGCTTGTTCCATTGAGGCTGCATACCAGTTATTATGACATGCAACTATAATACTGTGGATATTCTGAGAAAACAATGAGATAAACTGTTGAAGGAAAGAAAAGTTCAAGGAAATTATCTTTGCTGCTATTGGTCCAGTCATCCACTTTGAGacatttatctttcaaaatattaaacCAGGctaataaatactaaatttaaaGAAACTATCCAATAGCAGAAACTGTTGAAATCAACAAATTGGAAGGAGTGACTGCACCCATAGGTAGACCTACACTAGGAAGGGTGACAGTGGGATGCTATCATGAGCTTTGAATTTccataatattttgttttccctttattacaatttttcccccaaatgaaaaatgtatcactcaaattttaatgtcGCCTTTGAAAGATCAAaccatattattaatttgaaaaaatatctaata contains:
- the LOC123214147 gene encoding phospholipid-transporting ATPase 3-like, which translates into the protein MNGWDRVGSSGSRLSESSNVHQRTPSRTATLGRLQPQAPGNRNIHCNDREANQPFRFKGNSIATTKYSIFTFLPKGLFEQFRRVANCYFLMISILSTTPMSPVNPVTNVVPLSLVLLVSLIKEAWEDRKRFQNDMAINNSLIDVLQDQRWVRIPWKKLQVGDIVRVMKDQFFPADILFLASTNADGVCYTETANLDGETNLKIRKALEKTWDYLTPETASEFKGEIQCEQPNNSLYTFTGNLIMQKQTLPLNPNQILLRGCSLRNTEYITGVVIFAGHETKVMMNSMNIPSKRSTLERKLDKLILTLFGTLSVMCLIGSIGSAIFIDKKLYYLGLQKMTGSVEDNQFNPDNRFLLNMFTLITLYSPIIPISLYVSIETIKFFQSTQFINKDLRMYHAESNTPALARTSNLNEELGQVEYIFSDKTGTLTRNLMEFFKCSIGGEMYGTGITEIERGVAMQTGVKIQEVEKSANATYEKGFNFDDPRLLQGAWRNEPNPDICKEFFRCLAICHTVLPEGDESPEKITYQAASPDEAALVTAAKNFGFFFYRRTPTMIYVRESHVDKIGKMQDVSYEILNVLEFNSTRKRQSVVCRYPDGRLVLYSKGADTIIYERLADGNEDLKKVTREHLEQFGSSGLRTLCLAYRDLSPDIYERWNEKFIQAKSSLRDREQKLDEVAELIEKDLILIGCTAIEDKLQEGVPGCIKTLSRAGIKIWVLTGDKMETAINIAYACNLINNGMKQFIISAETDAIRGVEERGDPVEIAHILKEEVKRDLKNCLEEAQQYMRSASGPKLALVIDGKCLMYALDPSLRLMLLNLSLNCSSVVCCRVSPLQKAQVTSLVKKGARKITLSIGDGANDVSMIQAAHIGVGISGQEGMQAVMASDFAIAQFRYLTDLLLVHGRWSYLRICKVVTYFFYKNLTFTLTQFWFTFHTGFSGQRFYDDWFQSLYNVIFTSMPVIVMGLFEKDVSATLSKKYPELYQEGIKNVFFTWRVVAAWAFFSVYQSLVLYNFVASSSFGGHTSSGRIFGIWDVSTMAFTCVVVTVNLRLLMMSNSITRYHYIAVGGSILVWFIFVFIYTGIMTPYDRQENVYFVIYILMSTFYFYFTLILVPVVALFGDFIYQGVQRWFSPYDYQIVQEIHRHEPDKTKTGLLEVGLGNQLTPEEARSFAMARLPRELSKHTGFAFDSPGYESFFASQLGIYAPQKAWDVARRASMRSRPKVSKKK